TGGCTGCAGGGCCCACCTTTGCCAAGCAGGcggcccccttcctcctcctcttcgctgtcctcacCGGCCGCCTCTTCGTCTTGGCCATGGCCCACCTCAATCCCAGAGTCTCCGGTCAAGCGCCGATGCCGCGCCTGGCTGCTGCCTTCCAGGGTGTCGGACCCCTCGGTAGGCCCCTCATGGGAGGagcagaggagggaggggggctcgCCCTCTTGGCTGGTCCCGGTGGTCGCGAGGGGGGAACCGCGGGGGGAGGTCCGGCAGCTGGACGGGCAAGAGCAGCTGCTGCAGTTCTCGGAGCTgccgctcagcgtgggggcgctGGAGGCCCCGAGGGCGGCGGCCTGGGCGCTGTAAGGGGGCGGCGGGGTGGCGGGGCGCCGGGCCACTTCCTCGTAGGCCGGCAGCTTGAAGGAGGCCAGCAGCCCTGCAGCGGGGGAGAgacggagaggaggggggggcttAGGGGCGGGGTGCGCgtgcgccccctcccctcccaggcgcGCAGGGCGGGGCCACTCACGGAGCTCcccggcggcgggcgggcggttgCAGGCACCGTGGAAGGCAATGAGGTTGATCTCgcgctgccgctgctgctgctggagACGCATCTTGGCGCGGCGGTGCCGGTAGGCGCAGCAGCAGCTGAACAGGATCAGGACCGTCCAGAGCAGCCAGAAccctgcggggggagggagggagcggtgaggggggggggagcgccgggggggagggggagagccccgccccctccccccttccttacaCCAGAGCTCGTAGTAGTAGATGCAGCAGCCGGTCTCGCCGCAGCAGTGGCCCGTCTCGCACACGTACGGCTGGCTCTTCACGCCGGGACAGAGCGCGCGGGCCTGCAGGGACACGGTCAGCACCCTCAGCCCCGCCCCTCCGctgccccttcctcccctccctccccgctCCGCCGCCTCACCTGCCGCTCCCGGCCCAGCAGCGCCGCCGCGCCCCACCCGGGCTGCCCCTCCCGGCCCGACGGAGGCGGTCGCGGGGCTTCCATGGCGACCCTACGGTCGGCCCGGCTGCCCCGCCGCCTCCCTCCCGTCCCGCCGCCTCCTCGCCAAccgggccgccgccgccgccatggcTCCCGCCGCGGCTCCCGCCCCGCCGCCGTCCGCCGCCAATAGATTTCTCCCGTGGAGCGGGCCCCCAATCGGCTGCGCGCCGACCTTGCCCACCACCCAATCAGCGGCCGCCTTCGCCCTTAACAACAGCAGACAAAGGCGAACGGAGAGCCCGCCCCTCGGACGGCTGACCACTCAGAGCCAGCTCCGCCCTCCGGCGCCGAGGACTGGGCTGGGCCGAAAATTGACGCGCGCGCCGGCCATCCGCTTCGGAGGTGAGGCAGGCGACCTTTTGCGGACCAATAGGAAGGGAGGGATGCACAGGGGTCCCCGTGACGGGAAGAGAAAGCGAGACTTCCGGGTTAGGGGCAAAGGTCGAGCGGGGGGGCAGGAGGGAATCACTCATCAAGGCCCCCCGCAGCCCCCCAGCCAGTGAACACGGAACTCAAATCGGTAGAAATGGTGGAAGACTTTAGGAGAAGCCCCCGTCCCCCTTCCGCCTCTCCCAGTGCCAGACGAGGCCGCATCCACAGCggagaccttcacatttctaggttctgtCAGATCTCAAATGGACCTGAAACGGTCCCAGTATCAAAAACCTGGTCCAAAAAGCACCACAAAGGAGCAGCTGGTCCAGTTCTGCAGAGGAACCACTGAatctgccatctgcacctctgtaactgtctggttcggttctgcaacccaacaggaccgacacagacttcagaggagaatcagaactgcgggGGGAAAAGCcctggctgccaacctgccttctgtcCAGGACGTGTAGACTGCAGGAGtccaaaagagggctgtgacaCATTGCATCCCGGACACAAATGTTTTCCTATtttcaaaacgacactatagacaccacacaccaagacaactagacacaagaacagttttttactAACACCATCACTTTCCTTATCAAAtgattccctcaatactgtcaaactatttactatttacttacCTAAagtaaaacacaggaaatagtattaaggcagactagatggaccttgaggtctttttctgccgtcagtctttgtTTCTACTAAGTCTTAacttcattgttcccatcacccatctcctcccactaatgactgtagcttgtatcattacaatttatattgtttcctgctTGCTTATTTATACTCTGACAatcaacttggccaataaagaattgaatcTTATTctagcctattctattctacattctatcctgtcctctattctatcctatcctataaaaacactgatctatggaCTACAGAATTAATAATAGTGGG
This DNA window, taken from Erythrolamprus reginae isolate rEryReg1 chromosome 7, rEryReg1.hap1, whole genome shotgun sequence, encodes the following:
- the WBP1 gene encoding WW domain-binding protein 1, with product MEAPRPPPSGREGQPGWGAAALLGRERQARALCPGVKSQPYVCETGHCCGETGCCIYYYELWWFWLLWTVLILFSCCCAYRHRRAKMRLQQQQRQREINLIAFHGACNRPPAAGELRLLASFKLPAYEEVARRPATPPPPYSAQAAALGASSAPTLSGSSENCSSCSCPSSCRTSPRGSPLATTGTSQEGEPPSLLCSSHEGPTEGSDTLEGSSQARHRRLTGDSGIEVGHGQDEEAAGEDSEEEEEGGRLLGKGGPCSQPEEPCEGGAASPALPV